A section of the Triticum dicoccoides isolate Atlit2015 ecotype Zavitan chromosome 7A, WEW_v2.0, whole genome shotgun sequence genome encodes:
- the LOC119331207 gene encoding protein DETOXIFICATION 52-like: MCTTTPAPSAPPVAVSGGKGLHHVYVTLAQCADVHGHGGDAAGAHCHPQLKCHRVDGHAVLLTVTGGETFREAAALCRLACPIALTALLLYSRTALSMLFLGSLGDLQLAAGSLAVAFANITGYSVLSGLSLGMDPLCSQAFGANQPRLLGLTLYRSVLFLLCCSLPLSALWLNMSKILFFLGQDREITVLAQQYLLFSLPDLFTFSLIHPLRVYLRSQGITQPLTTAAGAAVLFHVLANYVLVGRLGLGAEGVAAAASASNFVLLGVLLAHVSRRDTALREAWGPTAEWLAGWGQLARLAAPSCVSVCLEWWWYEVMILLCGLLPEPKPAVASMGVLMQTTALVYVFPSSLGFGVSTRVGNELGANRPGRARAAARVAVVGAAVMGLVAMSFAAGMRHAWGRLFTADADILRLTAAALPVVGLCELGNCPQTVGCGVLRGSARPSRAAHVNLGAFYLVGMPVAVVLAFWYGVGFVGLWLGLLAAQVCCAGLMLYAVGSTDWEAQARRAQALTSSSSPDVEMSDAGKGGGHASAAAAAAGGAGPEKGEHDEDRADRRRYEPLISNEKADPGSVQVL, translated from the coding sequence ATGTGCACCACCACCCCTGCGCCGTCGGCGCCACCGGTGGCAGTCTCCGGTGGCAAGGGCCTCCACCACGTCTATGTCACGCTGGCCCAGTGCGCCGATGTTCACGGGCACGGGGGCGACGCGGCCGGCGCTCATTGTCACCCCCAGCTCAAGTGCCACAGGGTTGACGGCCACGCCGTGCTCCTGACTGTGACTGGTGGCGAGACTTTCCGCGAGGCGGCGGCACTGTGCCGGCTGGCGTGCCCGATCGCGCTGAcggcgctgctgctctactcccgCACAGCGCTGTCCATGCTCTTCCTCGGCTCCCTCGGCGACCTCCAGCTAGCGGCGGGTTCgctcgccgtcgccttcgccaaCATCACCGGCTACTCAGTGCTCTCTGGGCTCTCCCTCGGAATGGACCCGCTTTGCTCTCAGGCGTTTGGCGCCAACcagccgaggctcctgggcctcacGCTCTACCGCTCTGTTCTCTTCTTGCTCTGCTGCTCGCTGCCGCTCTCTGCGCTGTGGCTCAACATGTCAAAGATCCTCTTCTTCCTCGGCCAGGACCGCGAGATCACGGTGCTCGCGCAGCAGTACCTCCTGTTCTCCCTCCCCGACCTCTTCACCTTCTCCCTGATCCACCCGCTACGCGTCTACCTCCGGTCGCAAGGTATCACGCAGCCGCTCACCACCGCCGCGGGCGCAGCCGTGCTGTTCCACGTGCTGGCCAACTACGTGCTGGTGGGGCGACTCGGGCTCGGTGCCGAGGGGGTTGCCGCCGCGGCGTCGGCTTCAAACTTCGTGCTACTCGGCGTGCTGCTCGCGCACGTCAGCCGGCGCGACACGGCGTTGCGGGAGGCATGGGGTCCCACGGCGGAGTGGCTTGCCGGATGGGGCCAGCTCGCGCGGCTGGCCGCTCCTAGCTGCGTGTCGGTGTGCTTGGAGTGGTGGTGGTACGAGGTGATGATCTTGCTGTGCGGGCTACTGCCGGAGCCAAAGCCAGCGGTGGCGTCCATGGGCGTGCTTATGCAGACGACGGCGCTTGTGTATGTCTTCCCGTCGTCCCTGGGCTTCGGCGTGTCGACCCGCGTGGGAAACGAGCTGGGCGCGAATCGTCCAGGCCGCGCGCGCGCTGCGGCCCGCGTGGCCGTGGTCGGCGCCGCCGTGATGGGGCTCGTGGCCATGTCGTTCGCAGCGGGGATGCGCCACGCATGGGGTCGACTCTTCACCGCCGACGCCGACATCCTCCGCCTGACTGCCGCCGCGCTGCCGGTCGTAGGGCTCTGCGAGCTCGGCAATTGCCCGCAGACCGTCGGCTGCGGCGTACTCCGCGGCAGCGCGCGGCCGTCGCGAGCCGCGCACGTTAACCTCGGCGCTTTCTATCTTGTGGGCATGCCCGTCGCCGTCGTCCTTGCGTTCTGGTACGGCGTGGGCTTTGTTGGGCTATGGCTGGGGCTCCTCGCCGCCCAGGTCTGCTGCGCCGGGCTCATGCTGTACGCCGTGGGATCCACCGACTGGGAGGCGCAGGCGCGGCGGGCGCAGGCGCTGACATCGTCATCCTCTCCAGACGTGGAGATGTCCGACGCTGGGAAGGGCGGGGGCcacgcgtcggcggcggcggccgcggcaggGGGAGCCGGGCCCGAGAAAGGGGAGCACGATGAGGACAGGGCGGACAGGAGGCGCTACGAGCCATTGATCTCGAACGAGAAGGCCGACCCCGGGTCAGTGCAGGTGCTTTGA